In a single window of the Amia ocellicauda isolate fAmiCal2 chromosome 20, fAmiCal2.hap1, whole genome shotgun sequence genome:
- the pwwp2b gene encoding PWWP domain-containing protein 2B isoform X1 → MEAVAEELRAGSRIPVLVERVVNDTLVVTLRYRDRSFTGILLDCEKKTGLFCLPDVLTKPAEPPLPKPSGGAPDEKMCVEPSLKPELQPCNENTLLPPENGPSPAPDCAPDPAASAAPAGLPPFPPYFEGAPFPQPLWVRHSYNQWVPQPPPRTIKRKKRRSRDSSRLTMSTIRLRPRQVLCEKCKNTLNSDEDSKDGQPSKAAKKENTEVKEPKKREEIDFDSKRCKKEKKEDEKFPGEIIPHSPVIKISYSTPQGKGEVIKIPSRVHGSVKPFCPKQLIQNGVGDHDKSQDLQEHKTLLDKSGGCSAASIPKLKLTRPLHSSVDVPSPKIRLKPRNSGEDSISIYEAELVDDPERHSQQVQRPAHADMHSEDSAEKSSLEMSSGSSGEEDEFKKQRSDVEQHGELSLLLHFRKRKADSSSLSVCSSDSLDEAKSCSSDGTSPEFCDFAPGEDISVSSSSRDEQKTVPPITVRLHTKSVAKCVTEEGRTVAVGDIVWGKIHGFPWWPARVLSISTSRKDEREPLWQEAKVSWFGSPTTSLLSVSKLLPFLEFFRLRFNRKKKGMYRRAIAEAAKAVEHLAPEITSLLTHCETDRSSEFRCLPSE, encoded by the exons ATGGAGGCTGTGGCGGAGGAGCTGCGGGCCGGCTCCCGGATTCCGGTGCTCGTCGAGCGGGTCGTGAACGACACGCTGGTGGTGACTCTCCGCTACCGGGACCGGAGCTTCACCGGGATATTGCTGGACTGCGAGAAGAA GACTGGGCTATTTTGCCTGCCAGATGTATTGACAAAGCCAGCCGAGCCTCCTCTTCCCAAACCCAGCGGAGGAGCGCCAGATGAAAAAATGTGTGTTGAACCTTCTCTGAAGCCTGAGCTGCAGCCATGCAACGAAAATACCCTCCTGCCCCCGGAGAATGGGCCTAGCCCTGCCCCCGACTGCGCACCAGATCCGGCTGCGTCTGCCGCGCCTGCAGGGCTGCCTCCCTTTCCTCCCTACTTTGAAGGGGCTCCTTTTCCACAGCCGCTGTGGGTCCGGCACAGCTATAACCAGTGGGTGCCCCAGCCCCCACCGAGGACAATCAAAAGGAAAAAGAGACGAAGCCGAGACTCCAGCCGGTTGACCATGAGCACGATCCGCCTGCGGCCCCGGCAGGTTCTCTGTGAGAAATGCAAGAACACTTTAAACAGCGATGAGGACAGCAAAGATGGGCAGCCCTCGAAAGCTGCCAAGAAGGAAAACACTGAAGTCAAGGAGCCCAAAAAGCGCGAGGAGATAGACTTTGATAGCAAAAGGTGCaaaaaggagaagaaggaggatgAGAAGTTCCCTGGGGAGATCATTCCCCACAGTCCGGTAATAAAAATCTCTTACAGTACGCCACAAGGAAAGGGGGAAGTGATAAAAATACCCTCGAGGGTGCACGGCTCAGTTAAACCATTCTGCCCAAAACAGCTGATTCAGAACGGGGTCGGGGACCACGACAAAAGCCAAGACCTTCAAGAACACAAGACGCTTCTGGACAAGTCGGGCGGTTGCTCGGCCGCATCCATTCCAAAACTCAAACTCACCAGGCCTTTGCATTCCAGTGTGGATGTCCCGTCTCCAAAAATCAGACTAAAGCCCCGAAACAGCGGCGAGGACAGTATCTCGATCTACGAGGCTGAACTCGTTGACGATCCAGAGAGACACAGCCAGCAGGTTCAGAGACCCGCTCATGCCGATATGCATTCAGAAGACTCTGCCGAGAAGAGCTCTCTCGAGATGTCCTCGGGTAGCTCCGGGGAGGAGGACGAGTTTAAGAAACAGCGCAGTGACGTGGAGCAACACGGTGAATTGAGTTTACTGCTTCACTTCCGAAAGAGGAAAGCGGACTCGTCGAGTTTGTCCGTGTGTAGCAGCGACAGTCTGGACGAGGCCAAATCTTGCAGCTCGGACGGGACCTCTCCGGAGTTCTGCGACTTTGCCCCCGGAGAAGACATCTCGGTGTCGTCGTCCTCGAGAGACGAGCAAAAGACGGTGCCACCCATAACGGTTCGACTTCACACGAAGAGCGTCGCCAAGTGCGTGACGGAGGAAGGGCGCACGGTTGCTGTTGGGGACATCGTCTGGGGCAAAATCCACGGCTTCCCCTGGTGGCCGGCCCGCGTCCTCAGCATCAGCACGAGCAGGAAGGACGAACGGGAGCCGCTGTGGCAGGAGGCGAAGGTGTCCTGGTTTGGCTCGCCGACCACCTCCTTGCTGTCGGTGTCAAAACTTTTGCCCTTTCTGGAGTTTTTCCGTTTGCGGTTTAACCGGAAGAAGAAGGGAATGTACCGGAGAGCCATTGCAGAGGCTGCCAAGGCAGTTGAACATTTGGCGCCTGAAATAACCTCTCTTCTGACACATTGTGAAAC
- the pwwp2b gene encoding PWWP domain-containing protein 2B isoform X2 has protein sequence MEAVAEELRAGSRIPVLVERVVNDTLVVTLRYRDRSFTGILLDCEKKTGLFCLPDVLTKPAEPPLPKPSGGAPDEKMCVEPSLKPELQPCNENTLLPPENGPSPAPDCAPDPAASAAPAGLPPFPPYFEGAPFPQPLWVRHSYNQWVPQPPPRTIKRKKRRSRDSSRLTMSTIRLRPRQVLCEKCKNTLNSDEDSKDGQPSKAAKKENTEVKEPKKREEIDFDSKRCKKEKKEDEKFPGEIIPHSPVIKISYSTPQGKGEVIKIPSRVHGSVKPFCPKQLIQNGVGDHDKSQDLQEHKTLLDKSGGCSAASIPKLKLTRPLHSSVDVPSPKIRLKPRNSGEDSISIYEAELVDDPERHSQQVQRPAHADMHSEDSAEKSSLEMSSGSSGEEDEFKKQRSDVEQHGELSLLLHFRKRKADSSSLSVCSSDSLDEAKSCSSDGTSPEFCDFAPGEDISVSSSSRDEQKTVPPITVRLHTKSVAKCVTEEGRTVAVGDIVWGKIHGFPWWPARVLSISTSRKDEREPLWQEAKVSWFGSPTTSLLSVSKLLPFLEFFRLRFNRKKKGMYRRAIAEAAKAVEHLAPEITSLLTHCET, from the exons ATGGAGGCTGTGGCGGAGGAGCTGCGGGCCGGCTCCCGGATTCCGGTGCTCGTCGAGCGGGTCGTGAACGACACGCTGGTGGTGACTCTCCGCTACCGGGACCGGAGCTTCACCGGGATATTGCTGGACTGCGAGAAGAA GACTGGGCTATTTTGCCTGCCAGATGTATTGACAAAGCCAGCCGAGCCTCCTCTTCCCAAACCCAGCGGAGGAGCGCCAGATGAAAAAATGTGTGTTGAACCTTCTCTGAAGCCTGAGCTGCAGCCATGCAACGAAAATACCCTCCTGCCCCCGGAGAATGGGCCTAGCCCTGCCCCCGACTGCGCACCAGATCCGGCTGCGTCTGCCGCGCCTGCAGGGCTGCCTCCCTTTCCTCCCTACTTTGAAGGGGCTCCTTTTCCACAGCCGCTGTGGGTCCGGCACAGCTATAACCAGTGGGTGCCCCAGCCCCCACCGAGGACAATCAAAAGGAAAAAGAGACGAAGCCGAGACTCCAGCCGGTTGACCATGAGCACGATCCGCCTGCGGCCCCGGCAGGTTCTCTGTGAGAAATGCAAGAACACTTTAAACAGCGATGAGGACAGCAAAGATGGGCAGCCCTCGAAAGCTGCCAAGAAGGAAAACACTGAAGTCAAGGAGCCCAAAAAGCGCGAGGAGATAGACTTTGATAGCAAAAGGTGCaaaaaggagaagaaggaggatgAGAAGTTCCCTGGGGAGATCATTCCCCACAGTCCGGTAATAAAAATCTCTTACAGTACGCCACAAGGAAAGGGGGAAGTGATAAAAATACCCTCGAGGGTGCACGGCTCAGTTAAACCATTCTGCCCAAAACAGCTGATTCAGAACGGGGTCGGGGACCACGACAAAAGCCAAGACCTTCAAGAACACAAGACGCTTCTGGACAAGTCGGGCGGTTGCTCGGCCGCATCCATTCCAAAACTCAAACTCACCAGGCCTTTGCATTCCAGTGTGGATGTCCCGTCTCCAAAAATCAGACTAAAGCCCCGAAACAGCGGCGAGGACAGTATCTCGATCTACGAGGCTGAACTCGTTGACGATCCAGAGAGACACAGCCAGCAGGTTCAGAGACCCGCTCATGCCGATATGCATTCAGAAGACTCTGCCGAGAAGAGCTCTCTCGAGATGTCCTCGGGTAGCTCCGGGGAGGAGGACGAGTTTAAGAAACAGCGCAGTGACGTGGAGCAACACGGTGAATTGAGTTTACTGCTTCACTTCCGAAAGAGGAAAGCGGACTCGTCGAGTTTGTCCGTGTGTAGCAGCGACAGTCTGGACGAGGCCAAATCTTGCAGCTCGGACGGGACCTCTCCGGAGTTCTGCGACTTTGCCCCCGGAGAAGACATCTCGGTGTCGTCGTCCTCGAGAGACGAGCAAAAGACGGTGCCACCCATAACGGTTCGACTTCACACGAAGAGCGTCGCCAAGTGCGTGACGGAGGAAGGGCGCACGGTTGCTGTTGGGGACATCGTCTGGGGCAAAATCCACGGCTTCCCCTGGTGGCCGGCCCGCGTCCTCAGCATCAGCACGAGCAGGAAGGACGAACGGGAGCCGCTGTGGCAGGAGGCGAAGGTGTCCTGGTTTGGCTCGCCGACCACCTCCTTGCTGTCGGTGTCAAAACTTTTGCCCTTTCTGGAGTTTTTCCGTTTGCGGTTTAACCGGAAGAAGAAGGGAATGTACCGGAGAGCCATTGCAGAGGCTGCCAAGGCAGTTGAACATTTGGCGCCTGAAATAACCTCTCTTCTGACACATTGTGAAACGTAG